The following proteins are encoded in a genomic region of uncultured Ilyobacter sp.:
- a CDS encoding 2-hydroxycarboxylate transporter family protein, whose translation MQNTAVLENEQSSQYQLMGIEMKYFIPITIVVLAATYLGVLPKGMLGAFPLMMILGAILNEIGNKTPIVKDYFGGGPIVVIFASAALISYGVIPENGKTIMTSFMKGEGFLNFYIAALITGSILGMNRKLLIKAALRYLPVIIGGVACAILFTGVTGALLGYGFKKAVFYIAIPIMGGGMGAGAVPLAQMFGQAMSKDPAEILSVMVPAVALGNAVAIVVGGILSKIGKKNKNLSGDGKLLKDQNADLGGQEKETELKISFENMGKGLLFACTFFIFGKMLAKYINLHPYALMILSVAAVKATGLIKREYEQCASQWFQFIMKNFTPALLVGIGVAYTSLDAVIKAFSPTYILLVFTTIIGAVVGTAIIGHLLGFYMVEGSITAGLCMANMGGTGDVAVLSAADRMELMPFAQISSRIGGAFMLILTSALLKFFL comes from the coding sequence ATGCAAAATACAGCTGTTTTAGAAAATGAGCAAAGCAGTCAGTACCAACTTATGGGGATAGAGATGAAATATTTTATCCCGATCACAATTGTTGTCTTAGCTGCGACTTATCTAGGAGTTTTACCTAAGGGGATGCTCGGAGCATTTCCGTTGATGATGATACTAGGAGCAATTTTAAATGAAATAGGGAATAAAACCCCTATAGTGAAAGATTATTTCGGCGGAGGTCCAATTGTCGTAATATTCGCCTCTGCAGCACTTATCTCTTATGGTGTCATTCCGGAAAATGGGAAAACTATAATGACCTCATTTATGAAGGGTGAAGGATTCCTTAACTTCTATATAGCTGCCCTTATTACAGGAAGTATTTTGGGGATGAACAGAAAGCTACTTATCAAGGCGGCTCTCAGATATCTTCCGGTTATAATCGGTGGGGTGGCATGTGCCATTCTATTTACAGGAGTCACAGGTGCACTTCTCGGTTACGGGTTCAAAAAAGCTGTATTCTACATTGCCATACCAATTATGGGTGGAGGTATGGGTGCCGGTGCAGTACCTCTAGCTCAGATGTTTGGTCAGGCAATGAGTAAGGATCCTGCAGAAATTCTTTCTGTAATGGTTCCGGCTGTTGCCCTAGGAAATGCAGTGGCTATTGTTGTAGGTGGAATCTTGAGCAAAATCGGTAAGAAAAACAAAAACTTAAGCGGTGACGGAAAACTTCTGAAAGATCAGAACGCAGACTTAGGTGGACAAGAAAAAGAAACAGAACTTAAAATCAGTTTTGAAAATATGGGAAAAGGACTGCTCTTTGCCTGTACCTTCTTTATCTTTGGTAAAATGCTTGCAAAGTATATAAATCTGCATCCCTATGCCCTTATGATCTTATCTGTAGCTGCAGTAAAGGCAACAGGTCTTATAAAGAGAGAATATGAGCAATGTGCTTCACAGTGGTTCCAATTCATAATGAAAAACTTTACTCCAGCCCTACTTGTTGGTATAGGAGTGGCATATACAAGTCTTGATGCTGTTATAAAGGCATTCAGTCCTACTTATATTCTACTTGTCTTTACTACAATTATAGGTGCAGTTGTGGGAACAGCTATTATAGGACACTTATTGGGATTCTATATGGTAGAAGGATCAATCACAGCTGGTCTTTGTATGGCAAACATGGGGGGTACAGGAGACGTGGCGGTACTTTCTGCTGCTGACAGAATGGAACTTATGCCATTTGCTCAGATATCATCAAGAATCGGTGGAGCCTTTATGCTTATTCTCACATCGGCACTGCTGAAATTCTTCTTATAA
- a CDS encoding response regulator has product MIKVIIVEDDPMVKMITEKFVSSTGEFKVEASFGDGEAAYEYISKGKGDLLILDMYLPGMDGLTLLKNLRENEIWIETIFVTAASNLEDIEKASQLGALDYLIKPFNFARLRSSFKKYLDKKETTYGKQSLTQEEVDKIFLGDKKNVVTCKGIHESTLKKIISILEEDRSKEWSTKEVAEKVDSSVVTVKKYLDYLTETGKVESTLHYKSVGRPQYKYKLNI; this is encoded by the coding sequence ATGATAAAAGTTATAATAGTTGAAGATGATCCCATGGTGAAGATGATAACAGAAAAATTTGTCTCTTCCACCGGGGAATTCAAGGTTGAGGCCTCTTTTGGAGACGGAGAGGCGGCCTATGAATATATTTCTAAGGGAAAGGGAGACCTTCTCATCCTAGACATGTACCTTCCGGGAATGGACGGCCTCACACTGCTCAAAAACCTGAGGGAAAATGAGATATGGATAGAGACTATATTTGTCACTGCTGCAAGCAATTTAGAAGATATAGAGAAGGCATCACAGCTAGGGGCTTTAGACTATCTGATAAAACCATTTAATTTTGCCAGGCTCAGAAGCTCCTTTAAAAAATACTTAGATAAAAAAGAAACAACCTACGGGAAACAATCTCTTACTCAGGAAGAGGTAGACAAGATATTTCTTGGGGACAAGAAAAACGTGGTAACCTGTAAAGGGATACATGAAAGCACCCTCAAAAAAATAATATCTATTTTGGAGGAGGACAGGTCTAAGGAGTGGTCTACCAAAGAGGTTGCCGAAAAAGTAGATTCTAGTGTGGTAACTGTGAAAAAATACCTAGATTACCTCACTGAGACTGGAAAGGTTGAAAGCACCCTTCATTATAAGAGTGTGGGAAGGCCCCAGTACAAATATAAACTGAATATATAA
- a CDS encoding sensor histidine kinase has product MKLENRIRVYILTLLTLSLVITSGLFIERELRLIEDKVQGNLKNVSSLVARDPFIQKNLYEKNPDLIQNYVESTMESLEEIDLIVVADMDGKRFSHVDREKVGKYFVGGDEKKVIETGESYFSKAKGTLGISIRRFEPIEYRGRQVGFVTVGKLYWKIQKVKRGVIVYFTSALVMIILLSFIPASTLSHSIKKELKGFEPNEIGKIYEEKKTIFESIHEGIVAIDQKGKITRMNRAAESILNDSRLDKLKKIAEETIESKHGIYDREIDLQKKKVFINSIPIFKDEIPLGVVLTMRDSEEVNKRAKEITGFSQLIDSLRANIHEFKNKLHVILGLLELNEIDEAIKYISKLEDEVGASRFENADINDSILLALLTGKLNTAMEKGVKLKLIKGTYLMSDHGRISTSDLVIIVGNLIENALEACDRSMRNGIEVYLKESEDDILIMVLDTGRPIAFDVEKIFEKGVSSKNGNTRGSGLALVKEKIDLYGGEMQVNQREGTKTFKIRIYKGDIDDKSYNS; this is encoded by the coding sequence ATGAAGCTAGAAAACAGGATAAGAGTCTACATATTGACCTTGTTGACATTGAGCCTGGTGATCACATCAGGCCTTTTTATCGAAAGGGAACTGAGACTTATAGAGGATAAGGTGCAGGGAAATCTAAAAAATGTCAGTTCCCTTGTGGCCAGAGATCCGTTTATTCAGAAAAATCTCTATGAAAAAAATCCAGACTTGATACAGAATTATGTAGAAAGTACCATGGAGTCCCTAGAGGAAATAGACCTCATTGTTGTGGCGGATATGGATGGGAAACGATTTTCCCATGTAGACAGAGAAAAAGTGGGGAAGTATTTTGTAGGAGGAGATGAAAAAAAGGTAATAGAAACAGGGGAAAGTTATTTTTCCAAGGCCAAGGGGACTTTAGGCATATCCATAAGAAGGTTTGAACCTATAGAGTATAGGGGGAGACAGGTAGGCTTTGTGACAGTTGGAAAGCTCTACTGGAAAATACAAAAAGTTAAAAGAGGCGTGATAGTTTATTTCACCTCGGCTCTTGTTATGATTATACTTTTGAGTTTTATTCCTGCATCGACACTTTCCCACAGCATCAAAAAGGAACTAAAGGGATTTGAACCCAATGAGATAGGTAAGATATACGAGGAAAAGAAGACGATATTTGAAAGCATCCATGAGGGCATAGTGGCTATAGATCAAAAGGGTAAGATAACACGGATGAACCGAGCAGCTGAATCAATATTAAATGACAGCAGACTGGATAAGTTAAAGAAAATTGCTGAAGAGACTATCGAATCAAAGCACGGGATATACGACAGGGAGATAGATCTTCAGAAAAAGAAAGTTTTCATAAACTCTATACCGATTTTTAAAGATGAAATTCCTCTAGGTGTGGTTCTTACCATGAGGGACAGTGAAGAGGTAAATAAAAGGGCGAAAGAGATAACGGGATTTTCACAGCTTATAGATTCCCTCAGGGCAAATATCCATGAGTTCAAAAACAAACTTCATGTGATACTAGGACTCTTAGAATTAAATGAAATAGATGAGGCCATAAAATATATAAGCAAATTAGAAGATGAAGTAGGGGCATCTAGATTTGAAAATGCCGATATAAATGACTCGATACTATTAGCCCTTTTGACTGGTAAGCTAAATACAGCCATGGAAAAAGGTGTGAAGCTTAAGTTGATCAAGGGTACCTATCTAATGTCTGATCATGGAAGGATAAGCACCAGCGACCTTGTAATAATAGTGGGGAATCTCATAGAAAATGCACTAGAAGCCTGTGACAGGTCTATGAGAAACGGTATAGAGGTCTATCTAAAAGAAAGTGAAGACGATATTCTCATAATGGTTTTAGATACAGGCAGGCCCATAGCCTTTGATGTGGAAAAAATATTTGAAAAGGGAGTTTCTTCTAAAAACGGGAATACAAGGGGATCTGGACTGGCTCTTGTAAAAGAGAAAATAGACCTCTACGGCGGAGAGATGCAGGTAAATCAGAGAGAGGGGACAAAGACATTTAAAATAAGAATCTATAAAGGAGATATTGATGATAAAAGTTATAATAGTTGA
- a CDS encoding secondary thiamine-phosphate synthase enzyme YjbQ: MEIIELKTSGKCEMVDITKRIKEAVYKNKWNDGILVVFSMHTTGGITINESYDPDVQHDLIRALDKMVPDLNFRHMEGNSDAHLKTSLIGAESTLIVEKGELLLGTWQGVYFCEFDGGRERRVLLKFIGK; encoded by the coding sequence ATGGAAATTATTGAACTTAAGACTAGCGGAAAATGTGAGATGGTGGATATAACCAAAAGGATAAAAGAAGCAGTGTATAAAAACAAATGGAATGATGGAATCCTTGTGGTTTTTTCTATGCACACCACAGGAGGGATCACAATAAATGAATCCTATGACCCTGATGTGCAACATGACCTTATAAGGGCCTTGGATAAGATGGTTCCTGATCTAAATTTCAGGCATATGGAGGGGAACTCTGATGCTCACTTAAAAACCAGTTTGATAGGTGCAGAAAGCACTCTCATAGTAGAAAAGGGTGAACTTTTATTGGGAACCTGGCAGGGAGTTTATTTTTGCGAGTTTGACGGTGGAAGAGAAAGGCGGGTTCTTTTGAAATTCATAGGTAAATAA
- a CDS encoding ABC transporter substrate-binding protein: MKIKNILFPFIFGFTVILFASCFKEKKPIRIAANNWPSCELWYIAEEQGYFQDLPVEIVRFTKWSDSMASLYLGKTDLIHSTYFNAVSHAEKGEKSKIILMTETIFGNQGLVVNKEIHSARDLKGKKIAVEIDRDEHYLLYKFLRMNNMSENDIEHVSVSSFEEAYKLFIDGKVDAALTYEPYISTAVDKADGKLLMQSNRKLMSTDVILAREKSLDKRPEDYAKLIKAWYKAQEFVKNNPEKACKIMASNEKITVNEFKKFYEKFIFFSLGENIEEFSSGKIDEELKNINQFMIETKLTTKKIDTKKLYDSSVVEMVKGDI; the protein is encoded by the coding sequence ATGAAAATTAAGAATATCTTGTTCCCTTTTATATTTGGGTTTACTGTTATTTTGTTTGCTTCCTGCTTCAAAGAGAAAAAACCCATCAGAATCGCGGCCAACAACTGGCCTTCATGTGAACTTTGGTATATTGCAGAAGAACAGGGGTATTTCCAAGATCTTCCTGTGGAAATCGTAAGATTTACAAAATGGTCAGACTCTATGGCATCACTTTACCTGGGAAAAACCGATCTTATTCATTCCACATATTTCAATGCTGTATCTCACGCAGAAAAAGGTGAAAAGTCAAAGATAATACTCATGACAGAAACCATCTTCGGAAACCAGGGATTAGTTGTTAATAAAGAGATTCACAGTGCCAGAGACTTAAAAGGGAAAAAAATAGCTGTGGAAATTGATAGAGATGAACACTATTTGCTTTACAAGTTCCTCAGAATGAATAATATGAGTGAAAATGATATTGAGCATGTCTCAGTTTCCTCCTTTGAAGAAGCCTACAAACTCTTTATAGACGGAAAAGTAGATGCTGCCCTCACCTATGAACCCTATATAAGCACTGCAGTTGACAAGGCAGATGGAAAGTTACTCATGCAAAGCAACAGAAAGTTGATGTCCACCGATGTGATTTTAGCTAGAGAGAAATCCCTAGATAAGAGGCCTGAAGACTATGCAAAACTTATAAAAGCCTGGTACAAGGCACAGGAGTTTGTGAAAAACAACCCAGAAAAAGCCTGTAAAATAATGGCTTCTAACGAAAAAATCACAGTAAATGAATTCAAAAAATTCTATGAAAAATTTATATTTTTTTCTTTGGGTGAAAATATAGAAGAATTTTCATCTGGAAAAATAGATGAAGAACTGAAAAATATAAATCAATTTATGATCGAAACAAAACTAACAACGAAAAAAATCGACACTAAAAAGCTCTATGACAGCTCTGTTGTCGAAATGGTCAAAGGAGATATTTAA